A single genomic interval of Dermacentor silvarum isolate Dsil-2018 unplaced genomic scaffold, BIME_Dsil_1.4 Seq818, whole genome shotgun sequence harbors:
- the LOC119435667 gene encoding uncharacterized protein LOC119435667 codes for MRRDNIFRPVSAGGLGLVHLYVRQLVSRFVFFRDCSHPLLRAFLQVNLVNVLPNLVISTNFASHPYLQGFMREVCLSVRFLAVRFSNEYLFSISRKNLYKDLIDMLFKPPLYRSLYIGLPGDDVLTRVCKMPIPPHTKTFFFKVHTETVPVKTWLNRKGIFVSSINCRLCNVPETIEHCFIDCKDAILFWDVLQRTLKKDFDINAYTIRYLIQPQCDDVPFDMLLLMALHSLWKTRMLDRNAEPIVSSKSHFIRMISQLKDFYDQRDSQPDWYPLLLKCILCLPFRELLP; via the coding sequence atgaggcgtgacaatatcttcagaccggttagtgcaggcggtcttggcctggttcacctttatgttagacaattagtGTCTCGTTTCGTCTTTTTTCGCGACTGTTCTCATCCATTACTTcgggcattcttgcaagttaatctcgtcaacgttttaccaaatttagtaatttcgacaaattttgcttcacatccatatttgcagggattcatgcgGGAAGTGTGTctctcagtgcgttttcttgcagtgaggttctcaaatgagtacttattctctatctcaaggaaaaatctgtataaagatctaattgatatgctttttaaacctccgttataccgatcgctgtacatcggcttacctggagatgacgtccttacacgggtctgtaaaatgcctattcctcctcacactaaaacattcttcttcaaagtgcacactgaaacggtacctgttaaaacctggttaaatcggaaaggaatctttgtatcttcgataaactgtcgtctctgtaatgtaccggaaaccatagaacactgttttattgattgcaaggatgccatattgttttgggacgttctccaaaggactttaaaaaaggattttgatataaatgcttatacaatacgatatctgatacaacctcaatgtgacgatgtgccttttgatatgctcctgcttatggcgttgcacagtttatggaaaactcgcatgctagatcggaatgcagaaccaattgtatcttcgaagtcacatttcattcggatgatttcacagctgaaagacttttatgatcagagagactcccaaccagactggtatccgttgttgttgaagtgtatcctttgcctcccttttagagaactcttaccgtaa